A stretch of Flavobacterium sp. N2270 DNA encodes these proteins:
- the topA gene encoding type I DNA topoisomerase, whose protein sequence is MAKNLVIVESPAKAKTIEKFLGKDFQVESSYGHIADLPSKEIGVDVENGFKPKYEVSPDKKALVKKLKDLSKKADMVWLASDEDREGEAISWHLSEELKLDENKTKRIVFHEITKSAIQKAIENPRGIDYNLVNAQQARRVLDRLVGYELSPVLWKKVKGGLSAGRVQSVSVRLIVEREREIQEFNPQGTYSITAEFTNEAGKSFKAKLPKNFNTQKEAEDFLQKNIGSNYKVADLEKKPTKKSPAAPFTTSTLQQEAARKLYLPVGITMQIAQRLYEAGLITYMRTDSVNLSNEAMASAESEIIRSYGKEYSKPRNYTSKSKGAQEAHEAIRPTDMSLHTVNIDRDQARLYDLIWKRTLASQMSEAQLERTNVKIEANNHNEVFVASGEVIKFEGFLKVYLEGHDDDEEEQEGMLPALKINEKLTNTYIQATERFSRPPARYTEAALVKKLEELGIGRPSTYAPTISTIINRNYVEKGSSEGVERKYTQISLLASTIKSQVLTENVGSDKGKLVPTDIGTIVNDFLVKNFSAILDYNFTAKVEQDFDEIAEGNIDWANMMNEFYSKFHPNVVDVEENADRESGERILGTDPKSGKPISVRLGKFGPMAQIGDAEDEEKQFASLMSDQNIGTITLEEALKLFLLPKNLGTYKEEEVEVSNGRFGPYVRFGKMFISLPKGEDPLDVTFDRAKELIAEKEAADAPIATFRELPVQKGVGRFGPFLKWNGMFINVNKKYDFDNLSQQDIVELIEDKIQKEIDKVIHDWKEDGIRVEKARWGRSVILKGKVKIELSKDVDAKALTLDEAKEMIEKKAPAKKATAKKKSPVKKKTTKK, encoded by the coding sequence ATGGCGAAGAATTTAGTAATAGTTGAGTCACCTGCAAAGGCAAAAACAATAGAGAAATTTTTAGGTAAAGATTTTCAAGTTGAATCTAGTTATGGACATATTGCAGACTTACCTTCTAAAGAAATTGGAGTAGATGTAGAAAATGGGTTTAAACCTAAGTATGAGGTTTCACCAGATAAGAAAGCTTTAGTAAAAAAATTAAAAGACTTGTCTAAAAAAGCCGACATGGTTTGGTTGGCTTCCGATGAAGACCGAGAAGGAGAAGCTATTTCTTGGCATTTATCAGAAGAACTTAAGTTAGATGAAAATAAAACAAAGCGTATTGTTTTTCATGAAATTACGAAATCTGCTATTCAAAAAGCAATTGAAAATCCTAGAGGAATCGATTATAATTTAGTAAATGCACAACAAGCACGTAGGGTTTTAGACCGATTAGTTGGTTACGAATTATCGCCTGTTTTATGGAAAAAAGTAAAAGGTGGTTTGTCTGCAGGAAGAGTTCAGTCGGTTTCTGTTCGATTAATAGTAGAACGTGAAAGAGAAATTCAAGAGTTTAATCCGCAAGGAACTTATTCTATAACAGCTGAATTTACAAATGAAGCTGGAAAATCATTTAAAGCAAAGCTCCCTAAAAATTTTAATACACAAAAAGAAGCAGAAGACTTTTTGCAAAAAAATATTGGTTCTAATTATAAGGTAGCTGATTTAGAAAAAAAACCAACAAAAAAATCTCCAGCAGCGCCATTTACAACTTCAACTTTGCAACAAGAAGCTGCTCGTAAATTATATTTACCAGTTGGAATTACAATGCAAATTGCACAAAGGTTATATGAAGCCGGTTTGATTACTTATATGAGAACAGATAGTGTTAATTTGTCGAATGAAGCAATGGCTTCTGCAGAGTCAGAAATTATCCGTTCGTATGGTAAAGAATACAGTAAGCCAAGAAATTATACTTCAAAAAGTAAAGGAGCTCAAGAAGCGCACGAAGCAATTCGTCCTACAGACATGTCTTTACATACTGTAAATATCGACAGAGATCAAGCGCGTTTATATGATTTAATTTGGAAAAGAACTTTAGCTTCTCAAATGAGTGAGGCACAGCTAGAACGTACAAATGTTAAAATTGAAGCAAATAATCATAATGAAGTTTTTGTAGCAAGTGGTGAAGTAATTAAATTTGAAGGATTCTTAAAAGTGTATCTTGAAGGGCATGATGATGATGAGGAAGAGCAAGAGGGAATGCTTCCGGCTTTGAAAATAAACGAGAAATTAACAAATACTTATATTCAGGCAACTGAGCGTTTTTCTAGACCACCAGCACGTTATACTGAGGCTGCTTTGGTAAAAAAATTAGAAGAATTAGGGATTGGTCGTCCGTCGACTTATGCGCCAACCATTTCAACAATTATTAATCGTAATTACGTTGAAAAAGGAAGCTCTGAAGGAGTGGAAAGAAAATACACACAAATTTCATTATTAGCTTCGACTATTAAATCGCAAGTTTTGACTGAAAATGTAGGTTCAGATAAAGGAAAGTTAGTTCCAACAGATATTGGTACCATTGTAAATGACTTCTTGGTTAAAAATTTCTCGGCAATTTTAGATTATAACTTTACGGCAAAAGTAGAGCAAGATTTTGATGAAATTGCTGAAGGTAACATTGATTGGGCAAACATGATGAATGAGTTTTATTCTAAATTTCATCCAAATGTTGTCGATGTTGAAGAAAATGCAGATAGAGAAAGTGGTGAAAGAATTTTAGGTACCGATCCAAAATCGGGTAAACCAATTTCTGTTCGTTTAGGTAAATTTGGACCAATGGCTCAAATTGGTGATGCAGAAGATGAAGAGAAACAATTTGCAAGTTTAATGTCTGATCAAAATATTGGAACTATAACTTTAGAGGAGGCTTTAAAATTATTTTTATTACCTAAAAACTTAGGGACTTATAAAGAGGAAGAAGTTGAGGTAAGTAACGGTCGTTTTGGTCCTTATGTGCGATTTGGAAAAATGTTTATTTCGTTGCCAAAGGGAGAAGATCCGTTGGATGTTACTTTTGATAGAGCAAAAGAATTAATCGCAGAAAAAGAAGCAGCAGACGCTCCAATAGCAACTTTTCGAGAATTACCAGTTCAAAAAGGTGTTGGAAGATTTGGACCGTTTTTAAAATGGAATGGAATGTTTATTAATGTAAACAAGAAATATGATTTTGATAACTTATCTCAACAAGATATTGTTGAGCTTATCGAAGATAAAATTCAAAAAGAAATAGATAAAGTTATTCATGATTGGAAAGAAGATGGAATTCGTGTTGAAAAAGCACGTTGGGGAAGAAGTGTTATCTTAAAAGGTAAAGTAAAAATAGAATTGAGTAAAGATGTAGATGCTAAAGCGCTAACTTTAGATGAAGCTAAGGAAATGATAGAGAAAAAAGCACCTGCAAAAAAAGCTACAGCTAAAAAGAAATCGCCAGTAAAGAAAAAAACAACTAAAAAATAG
- a CDS encoding formimidoylglutamase, with product MVFDFLQPLSSSCVEYISKLPVQSLGRKITLHTESEFPNLDAISIAIIGVNDFRGLEKENSHGALDDFRKVLYSLYPGNWSVAIADLGTIEAGASLKDTYFLVQTICEDLLRKKIIPIIVGGSQDLSYPMYRSYDELDQMVNFISIDNKFDFSKENSNLANSFLTNIIVEEPNNLFNYSNIGFQTYFNSQEEIDLIDKLYFEAYRLGEVSNNITIAEPVFRDADIVSVDMTSVQSSFSGNFIDFNPNGFTGKEVCALARYAGISDKVSSFGVFNFNLTSVEFNLVAQVIWYFLEGFSFRSNEYPFGSKESYLKYTVLIDDDELVFYKSDKTSRWWIEISLFTNVNNKLKRNTLLPCSYEDYLASCEGDVPERWWKAQRRNIV from the coding sequence ATGGTGTTTGATTTTCTACAACCATTGTCATCTTCTTGTGTTGAGTATATTAGTAAGTTACCGGTTCAGTCTTTAGGTAGGAAAATTACTTTACATACAGAAAGTGAATTCCCAAACTTAGATGCTATTTCTATTGCAATAATTGGAGTAAATGATTTTAGAGGTTTGGAAAAAGAAAATTCACATGGAGCTTTAGATGATTTTAGAAAAGTTTTGTATAGTTTATACCCAGGGAACTGGAGTGTTGCAATTGCAGATTTAGGAACAATTGAGGCTGGAGCGTCATTAAAGGATACTTATTTTTTAGTCCAAACTATTTGCGAAGATTTATTAAGAAAAAAAATTATACCTATTATCGTTGGTGGTAGTCAAGATTTATCTTATCCTATGTATAGGTCGTATGATGAATTAGATCAAATGGTGAATTTTATTTCTATTGATAATAAATTTGATTTTTCAAAAGAAAATAGTAACTTGGCCAACTCTTTTCTGACAAATATAATCGTTGAAGAGCCAAATAATCTGTTTAACTACAGTAATATTGGTTTTCAAACGTATTTTAATTCGCAAGAAGAGATTGATTTAATTGATAAGCTTTACTTTGAAGCATATCGACTTGGTGAGGTTTCAAATAACATAACAATTGCAGAACCAGTTTTTAGAGATGCTGATATTGTAAGTGTTGATATGACTTCGGTTCAGTCGTCTTTTTCGGGTAATTTTATTGATTTTAACCCAAATGGGTTTACAGGTAAGGAAGTTTGTGCCTTAGCAAGATACGCTGGAATTAGTGATAAAGTTTCTTCGTTTGGAGTGTTTAACTTTAATTTAACTTCAGTTGAATTTAATTTAGTTGCTCAAGTGATTTGGTATTTTTTAGAAGGTTTCAGTTTTAGATCTAACGAGTATCCTTTTGGTAGTAAAGAAAGTTATCTTAAATATACCGTGTTGATTGATGATGATGAACTTGTTTTTTACAAGAGTGATAAAACAAGTAGGTGGTGGATTGAAATATCATTATTTACAAATGTTAATAATAAATTAAAAAGAAATACGTTATTACCTTGTTCTTATGAAGATTATTTAGCGTCTTGTGAGGGAGATGTTCCTGAAAGATGGTGGAAAGCTCAAAGAAGAAATATTGTTTAA
- the gldK gene encoding gliding motility lipoprotein GldK has protein sequence MKKLVAFTLILSFFASCSKGDRGELVGVKGKKWHPEKPYGMTLIPGGAFIMGKSDDDLANIQDAPTKTVTVRSFYMDETEITNSEYRQFIGWVKDSTIRTRLAILADEVGQKPAEGGRSGKEGGSIGDYAFADANVEEMSAYDKYMYENYYSIGTDDDMYAGRKLNKKINLLDDPQKYPDEYYVEVMDSMYLPESESYNGLKTLDVSKLKFKFREVDWNEAVKKKGRKGLYENTKPIEVYPDTTAWIKDFAYSYNEPMHNDYFWHQAYGEYPVVGVSWNQAKAFCAWRTLYKNSYIKKKKGRDQVNSFRLPTEAEWEYAARGGIESATFPWGGPYAKNDRGCFMANFKPNRGDYAADGALYTVEARSYEPNNYNLYNMAGNVSEWTESSYDASAYEFVSTMNPNVPDRKNQRKVVRGGSWKDVGYFLQVATRDFEYADSARSYIGFRTVQDYMGTGSTGNSPK, from the coding sequence ATGAAGAAGTTAGTTGCATTTACGTTGATTTTGTCATTTTTTGCTAGTTGTAGTAAGGGTGATAGAGGTGAGTTAGTAGGTGTCAAAGGAAAAAAATGGCATCCAGAAAAGCCTTATGGAATGACATTAATTCCAGGTGGAGCCTTTATTATGGGTAAATCAGATGATGATTTAGCTAATATCCAAGACGCTCCAACAAAAACAGTTACGGTTCGTTCGTTTTATATGGATGAGACAGAAATAACGAATAGTGAATACCGTCAATTCATTGGATGGGTAAAAGATTCAACAATTAGAACAAGATTAGCGATTCTTGCTGATGAAGTTGGTCAAAAACCAGCTGAAGGAGGAAGAAGTGGTAAAGAAGGTGGAAGTATTGGGGATTACGCTTTTGCGGATGCTAATGTTGAAGAAATGTCTGCTTACGACAAATATATGTATGAAAACTATTACAGTATTGGTACAGATGACGATATGTATGCTGGAAGAAAGCTAAATAAGAAAATTAATTTACTTGATGACCCTCAGAAATATCCAGATGAGTATTATGTTGAAGTAATGGATTCTATGTACTTGCCAGAATCTGAATCTTATAATGGATTGAAAACATTAGATGTTTCTAAATTGAAATTTAAATTTAGAGAAGTTGATTGGAATGAGGCTGTAAAGAAAAAAGGACGTAAAGGTCTTTATGAAAATACAAAACCAATTGAGGTTTATCCTGATACAACAGCTTGGATTAAAGATTTTGCATATTCTTACAATGAGCCAATGCATAATGATTACTTTTGGCACCAAGCTTATGGGGAGTATCCTGTAGTTGGAGTGTCTTGGAATCAAGCTAAAGCATTCTGTGCTTGGAGAACTTTGTATAAGAATTCTTATATTAAAAAGAAAAAAGGAAGAGATCAAGTGAATTCTTTCCGTTTGCCAACAGAGGCTGAGTGGGAGTACGCTGCTAGAGGTGGAATTGAATCTGCAACTTTCCCATGGGGAGGTCCTTATGCTAAAAATGATAGAGGTTGTTTTATGGCTAACTTTAAACCAAATAGAGGTGATTATGCAGCTGACGGTGCTTTGTATACTGTTGAGGCACGTTCGTATGAGCCAAATAATTACAACTTATACAATATGGCAGGTAATGTTTCTGAATGGACTGAGTCTTCTTATGATGCATCTGCTTATGAGTTTGTTTCTACTATGAATCCAAATGTTCCAGATCGTAAAAATCAACGTAAAGTTGTAAGAGGTGGTTCTTGGAAAGATGTTGGATATTTCTTACAGGTAGCAACACGTGACTTTGAATATGCTGATTCAGCTAGAAGTTATATCGGATTTAGAACAGTGCAAGATTATATGGGTACTGGTTCGACTGGAAACAGTCCAAAATAA
- the gldL gene encoding gliding motility protein GldL, whose translation MGFLSKKAMNFAYGMGAAVVIIGALFKLMHWPGASLMLIVGLGTEALIFGLSAFDNPEDELDWTLVYPELANGVANDKKPKKENPAEAQGLLSQKLDNMLKEAKIDGALMESLGASIKNFEGAAKSISPTVDAMAGQKKYAEEMSQAAAQMEALNSLYKVQLESASRNAEANKEIAENASKLKEQMQSMTSNIASLNSVYGGMLTAMNNRG comes from the coding sequence ATGGGATTTTTAAGCAAAAAAGCAATGAATTTCGCTTACGGTATGGGAGCGGCAGTAGTAATCATCGGAGCATTATTTAAATTAATGCACTGGCCAGGAGCTAGTTTGATGTTGATCGTAGGTTTAGGAACAGAGGCTTTAATTTTCGGTTTATCTGCATTTGATAATCCAGAAGATGAATTAGACTGGACTTTAGTATATCCAGAATTAGCAAACGGTGTTGCTAATGATAAAAAACCTAAGAAAGAAAATCCAGCTGAAGCACAAGGATTGTTGTCTCAAAAATTAGATAACATGTTAAAAGAAGCAAAAATTGATGGTGCTTTAATGGAAAGTTTAGGGGCTAGTATCAAAAATTTTGAAGGAGCTGCTAAAAGTATTTCTCCAACTGTAGATGCTATGGCAGGTCAAAAGAAATATGCTGAGGAAATGTCTCAAGCAGCTGCTCAGATGGAAGCTTTAAATAGTTTGTATAAAGTACAATTAGAAAGTGCTTCTAGAAATGCTGAAGCTAATAAAGAAATTGCTGAAAATGCATCTAAATTAAAAGAACAAATGCAGTCTATGACTTCTAACATCGCATCTTTAAACTCAGTTTACGGTGGAATGTTAACTGCTATGAATAACAGAGGATAA
- the gldM gene encoding gliding motility protein GldM, with protein sequence MAGGKLSPRQKMVNLMYLVFIAMLALNMSKEVLSAFGILNNKIIESNGIADVRNQSSFEQLAQKAADQPGQFGDKKAKVDKIRKLAKDFSDYIEKIKTEITKDYPRDEDGNLPFEAMDKGDAVDEMWFAGDKPTPKGQEFLDRLAAFSSDIKKAGGSSISDPEMKKIEARFATAPVKSKSAGATLNWLDYNYKGFPLIATVTKLSQLQADIKTTESDVISGMFQSDLVAAASLTAYQPIVVPEKSAFFQGEAVKGRVILGKFDPTLVAKSVIVNGQTVKAEAGQANFSFNAGSVGEHEITGSFNFDEGGKVVSLPIKGNYVVVPRPNSATISADKMNVVYRGVTNPMTISFAGISDDKVSASGAGLSKGSGVGKYNMNPGSGREVTINVNGKLPDGKPVSDKKIFRIKDIPAPMGTIRGEYSAKGPKNSLEVSSVGAKLEDFDFELNIDVVSFNIKVPGQPTIVVNGTRMDGRAKAAIAKASRGDLVVISEIKTKLRGSSIMLKKTAPCTFEVQ encoded by the coding sequence ATGGCAGGAGGAAAATTAAGTCCTAGACAAAAGATGGTAAACCTAATGTACTTGGTTTTCATCGCAATGTTAGCTTTAAATATGTCAAAAGAAGTATTATCTGCTTTTGGGATTTTAAATAACAAAATTATAGAATCAAATGGAATTGCTGATGTGCGTAATCAGTCTTCATTTGAACAATTAGCTCAAAAAGCAGCTGATCAACCAGGTCAGTTTGGTGATAAGAAAGCAAAAGTTGATAAAATTAGAAAATTAGCTAAAGACTTTTCTGATTATATTGAAAAAATTAAAACTGAAATAACTAAAGATTATCCTAGAGACGAAGATGGTAATTTACCATTTGAAGCAATGGATAAAGGAGATGCTGTTGATGAAATGTGGTTCGCTGGTGATAAACCAACACCTAAAGGTCAAGAGTTTTTAGATAGACTTGCAGCTTTTTCATCAGATATTAAAAAAGCAGGAGGAAGTTCTATTTCTGATCCAGAAATGAAGAAAATTGAAGCTAGATTTGCAACTGCTCCTGTAAAATCTAAAAGTGCAGGTGCAACTTTAAATTGGTTAGATTATAACTATAAAGGTTTCCCTTTAATAGCTACAGTTACTAAATTATCTCAATTACAAGCAGATATTAAAACCACTGAAAGTGATGTTATTAGTGGAATGTTTCAATCTGACTTAGTTGCTGCAGCATCTTTAACTGCTTATCAACCAATAGTTGTTCCTGAAAAATCAGCTTTTTTCCAAGGAGAAGCTGTAAAAGGAAGAGTTATATTAGGTAAATTCGATCCAACATTAGTAGCTAAATCTGTTATTGTTAATGGTCAAACTGTAAAAGCCGAAGCTGGACAGGCTAATTTCTCTTTCAATGCAGGTAGTGTTGGAGAGCATGAAATTACGGGTTCATTTAACTTTGATGAAGGTGGTAAAGTTGTTAGTTTACCAATTAAAGGTAACTATGTAGTAGTTCCTAGACCAAATTCTGCTACTATTTCGGCAGATAAAATGAATGTTGTTTATAGAGGTGTAACTAACCCAATGACAATTTCATTTGCTGGTATTTCAGATGATAAAGTAAGTGCTTCTGGTGCTGGTTTGTCTAAAGGATCTGGTGTAGGTAAATACAACATGAATCCAGGTTCAGGACGTGAGGTTACTATTAACGTAAACGGTAAATTACCTGATGGTAAACCTGTTTCGGATAAGAAAATATTCAGAATTAAAGATATCCCTGCACCAATGGGTACAATCCGTGGTGAATATAGCGCAAAAGGACCTAAGAACAGTTTAGAAGTTTCTTCAGTTGGTGCTAAATTAGAGGATTTTGATTTTGAATTAAATATTGATGTTGTTAGTTTTAACATTAAAGTGCCTGGACAACCTACAATTGTTGTTAATGGAACACGTATGGATGGTAGAGCAAAAGCAGCTATTGCTAAAGCTAGTAGAGGTGACTTAGTTGTTATTTCTGAGATTAAAACAAAATTAAGAGGTAGTTCTATTATGTTAAAGAAAACTGCTCCTTGTACATTTGAAGTACAATAA
- the gldN gene encoding gliding motility protein GldN: MNWRNFILVVALGLSSTFTFAQSNLLNAKTPDQIGKKTEAELVADNDKPMPYGYVHDRDILMGKRTWEIVDLDERVNFPFYFPIEGDLGPDRKPLYKVLIDGIKDGKITEIYDSSYFTDKKSLKDIEASLVFIDTTDAGREYYNAGESIPEEYIVKTQIEAFHVDAYKLVGYWYFDKRQGELKYRMLGICPIVPDVYTMNNDVKDYIELFWVYFPAARDILHEAKAFNDRNSAMPFTFDHLLNSRRFNGVIYLEENVYGDRLIKDYMKENAQMQLLESERVKEKIRDFEQDMWNY, encoded by the coding sequence ATGAATTGGAGAAATTTTATATTAGTAGTTGCTTTAGGTTTAAGTTCAACTTTTACCTTTGCTCAATCTAATTTATTAAATGCAAAGACACCTGATCAAATAGGTAAGAAGACTGAAGCAGAATTAGTAGCTGACAATGATAAACCAATGCCTTACGGTTATGTTCATGATAGAGATATCTTAATGGGTAAACGTACATGGGAAATTGTTGATCTAGATGAGCGTGTTAATTTTCCTTTCTATTTTCCTATTGAAGGTGATTTAGGTCCAGACAGAAAGCCTTTATATAAAGTGCTTATTGATGGAATTAAAGATGGTAAAATTACAGAGATCTATGATTCTAGTTATTTTACTGACAAAAAATCTTTAAAGGATATTGAAGCTTCTTTAGTATTTATTGATACTACCGATGCAGGTAGAGAATATTACAATGCTGGAGAATCTATTCCTGAAGAATATATTGTTAAAACACAAATTGAAGCATTTCATGTAGATGCTTATAAATTAGTTGGATATTGGTATTTTGATAAGCGTCAAGGTGAATTAAAATACAGAATGTTAGGTATTTGTCCAATTGTTCCGGATGTATATACAATGAATAATGATGTAAAAGATTATATCGAATTATTTTGGGTTTACTTTCCTGCAGCTAGAGATATCTTGCACGAGGCTAAAGCTTTTAATGATAGAAATTCGGCTATGCCATTTACATTTGATCACTTGTTAAATTCGCGTCGTTTTAATGGTGTAATTTATCTAGAAGAGAATGTTTACGGTGATAGATTGATTAAAGATTATATGAAAGAAAATGCGCAAATGCAATTATTAGAGTCTGAGCGTGTTAAAGAAAAAATTAGAGATTTCGAACAAGATATGTGGAATTATTAA
- a CDS encoding NAD(P)/FAD-dependent oxidoreductase, giving the protein MIDYLIVGAGIAGVSFSEIAIQNNKSVLVFDDGSQPSSKVAGGMYNPVILKRFSEVWKAKEQLALSTVFYKQLEEKLFCKFDYNVPVLRVFNSIEEQNNWFQASDKPNLSPFLSTTLLNNTNVSINAKFGFGEVYQTGYLDVNCLVDAYSKYLIVNNLLISERIDYSLFEFGDDFVAYKDVKAKNVIFAEGFGMHSNPFFKDLPLDGTKGELLLIKSADLKIESIINASIFIIPIGKDCYKVGATYDWNDKTNTTTEEAKTELLSKLEELINCKYEVLEHFAGVRPTVKDRRPLVGLHPNHPNMYILNGLGTRGVMLGPFLAHQLFNYIENNIPLDEEINIDRIYKKRN; this is encoded by the coding sequence ATGATAGATTATTTAATTGTTGGTGCTGGTATTGCTGGAGTTTCTTTTTCCGAAATTGCAATTCAAAATAACAAGTCAGTTCTTGTTTTTGATGATGGTTCTCAGCCTTCTTCTAAAGTTGCTGGTGGAATGTATAATCCTGTTATCCTAAAACGTTTTAGCGAAGTTTGGAAAGCTAAAGAACAACTTGCCTTGTCTACTGTTTTCTATAAACAATTAGAAGAGAAACTTTTTTGTAAGTTTGATTATAATGTTCCAGTTCTTAGAGTTTTTAATTCTATTGAAGAGCAAAATAACTGGTTTCAAGCTTCTGATAAACCAAATTTATCACCTTTTCTTTCTACAACCTTATTAAATAATACGAATGTTTCTATTAATGCCAAATTTGGTTTCGGGGAAGTTTATCAAACTGGTTATTTAGATGTTAATTGTTTAGTTGATGCTTATTCAAAATATCTTATTGTAAATAATCTTTTGATTTCTGAAAGAATAGATTATTCTCTCTTCGAGTTTGGTGATGATTTTGTTGCCTATAAGGATGTGAAAGCAAAAAATGTAATCTTTGCTGAAGGATTTGGTATGCATTCTAATCCTTTTTTTAAAGATTTACCATTAGATGGTACAAAAGGGGAATTATTACTAATTAAATCCGCAGATTTAAAAATTGAATCAATTATTAATGCTAGTATTTTTATTATTCCTATTGGGAAAGATTGTTATAAAGTAGGTGCAACTTATGATTGGAATGATAAAACAAATACTACAACTGAAGAAGCAAAAACTGAATTATTATCTAAGTTAGAAGAATTGATTAATTGTAAATACGAAGTACTTGAGCATTTTGCAGGAGTTCGTCCTACGGTAAAAGACAGAAGGCCATTAGTTGGTCTACATCCAAATCATCCAAATATGTATATTCTTAATGGTCTAGGAACAAGAGGAGTTATGTTGGGTCCATTTTTAGCACATCAATTATTTAATTACATTGAGAATAATATTCCTCTAGATGAAGAAATTAACATAGATAGAATTTATAAAAAAAGGAACTAG
- a CDS encoding DUF983 domain-containing protein has product MLKKGSKLYSILTGSCPKCHEESMYLNKNPYNLMEIYKMHEKCSHCETRYKIEPSFFYGAMYVSYAVGIAFAVAAFVISYIFCSSTLKTAFIVIIITQILLMPFTMRVSRNIWANIFIHFDKNWKNKKGTKN; this is encoded by the coding sequence ATGTTAAAAAAAGGATCCAAACTATATAGTATTTTAACAGGAAGTTGTCCAAAATGCCATGAAGAAAGTATGTATTTGAATAAAAATCCATATAATTTAATGGAAATTTACAAAATGCATGAAAAATGCAGTCATTGTGAAACAAGATATAAAATTGAACCTTCTTTTTTTTATGGAGCAATGTATGTAAGTTATGCGGTAGGAATTGCATTTGCAGTTGCAGCATTTGTCATTTCATATATCTTTTGCAGTAGCACTTTAAAAACTGCTTTTATAGTAATAATAATTACTCAAATATTACTTATGCCTTTCACAATGAGAGTGTCAAGAAATATTTGGGCAAATATTTTTATACATTTTGATAAAAACTGGAAAAACAAAAAAGGAACTAAAAACTAG